In Mycobacteriales bacterium, the DNA window GGGGATGTAGTACTGGGGGTACTTCGGCGAGTCCCAGACGTACAGCGCCCGGGTCGTGTCGAAGACGGTAACGCCGCCCAGGACGGCGCGGATCCGGCGCGGCACCGGCTCGATGTGACCGACGGTGGCGATGTTCTCGGGGTAGTCGCGCACGGCGAGCTGTCCTTTCGCTCCCGTCGTGGTCATACGGCGACGCGACCGCCGTCGACCGGGATGACCGCCCCGTTCAGGTAGCTGGCCCGGTCGGAGGCGAGGAACACGATCGCTTCCGCGATTTCCTGCGGGTCGGCGGCCCGGCCGAGCGGAATCGTCGAGACGATCGCGTCGAATCCGTCGCCCATGGCGTCAGTCCCGGGCGTGCGAGTGGGGCCGGGCGAGACGGCGTTGACACGGACTCCCTGCGGGCCGTATTCGGCGGCCCATGCCTTCGTCAACAACGCCGTTGCCGCTTTGGAGGCGCCGTAGACCGACAGGCCGGCCATACCGAACTCGGCCACCATGGTGGTGACGTTGATGATGGCGCCGTGGCCGCGGGCCGCCATCCGCGGCGCGATCGCCGCGGTCAGCAGGAATGGCGCCTTGACGTTGACCGCGAAGGCCTCGTCGAAGACCGGCTCGGGAAGCTCATGCGTCGCGCCGCCGGGAAACACGCCGGCGTTGTTGACCACGATGTCGACGTCGGCGGCACGCTCGGCGAGCGCGCGCACCTCATCGGCCGACGCGAGGTCGGCGCGGACGAACTCGGCGCTCCCGCCGGACGTCTGGATCGCGGCGACCACGTCAGTGCCGCGCGTCTCGTTCCGGCCGGTAATCACCACATGAGCACCTTCACGTGCGAGCGCCTCCGCGGTGGCGCGCCCGATCCCCGACGTCCCACCCGTGACAAGTGCGCTCTTACCGTCTAGTTGATTCACAGCACCGCTCCTTAGTAGTGGACTAAACGGTCCAAAATATCCTCGGCTACCGAACCACACCAGGACTGGACTGTCAAGTCCAGAATCGTTTAGGCTGATCGCTATGCCCCAACCGCCTGCCACCGTGAAGGGCCGCGCGACCCGCGAGCGCATCCTGCGCGCGGCGGCCGAACTCGTCGCCGAAAAGGGCGCCGCCGGAATGACTCTCGACGACGTCAGAGCCAAGGCAGGCGCGAGCCGAAGCCAGCTCTACCACTACTTCGACGACCGCGACGAGCTTGTGCGGGCCGTCATCGACGTCACCAGCGACGCCGTGCTGGACGTCCAGGGCGACCTCCTCGACCGGCTCGACTCCTGGGCCGGAATCGACCGCTGGTTCGCCGCACTGGTTGCCCTCCAGGAGAAACGCCAAGCGCGCGGCGGCTGTCCGATCGGCTCCCTCGCCGGCCAACTCGCCGAACACGACCCGCAAGCGCGGACGGCCATCGCCGCCGGCCTCGAACGCTGGGAGACTCACCTCCGCGACGGCCTCACCCGAATGAAGGCCCGCTGCAAGCTGCGAGCCGACGCCGACCCAGCCGAGCTCGCCACCGCCACCATGGCCAGCCTGCAGGGCGGCCTGCTGCTCACCCAGGTCCGCCGCGACCCCGGACAGCTCCGCATCGCGCTAGCCGCAGCGCGCGCAAATCTCCGGCGTGCGGCCGTCTGACCGGCGAACCCGACGATACGGATCTGCGCACGGCGGCGCCGGGCTACCACGTGACCGGGACCGCAGCGCCCGCACGGCTAAGACTGGCCCCTCGACGAGCAAGTCGCGGTTCGTATTGTGGGAACTGAAGGACCCCACTTGCTCGGTTTGTGCACGGGTAGTTACCGCCCGCGGTACGTAACCGTGCACACATCGAGCGGCGGCGTCGGGGCAAGCGCTCGCGGTCAGGCCCGGCGGCCGCGTTCGGGGGCCCCGACCCGGGTGCCGCGGCTTTCGGCGACGCCGAGGGTCACAGCGCTGGCGGGATAGGCGACAGCCGCATCCGGCTCCTCGGTGAGCTCTTCCAGGCTCCTGCCTCTGGGTTCCGGCAGCAGAGTCGTCGCAAGCAGCCCGAGAAGGGACACCCCGGCGACGATCGCGCTGGATCGGCCGAGACCGATCCCGTCGACCAGCGACGTGAGCGCGTACGTACCGACAAAGGCCCCCAGTTTGCCCGACGCGGCAGCGATCCCGTGGGAGGTCGTTCGAACCCGCACGGGGAAGATCTCGGCCGGGTAGACGAACGTCGTCGTGTTCGGCCCGAACTCGGCGAAGAAGTACGTCGCTCCGAACAAGAGCAGGAACGGCAGCACCGACGTCGTCGCACCGGGAACCAGCCAGAGCAGCAGGAAGGCGAGCGTCATGACCGAGAAGCCCATGAGCTGCACGAACTTGCGCCCGAGGCGGTCGATCGTCCATGCCGCGACGAAGTATCCCGGCACCGCGGCCACCGCGAAGATCGCCAACGTGTAGGCCGTCTGCTCGGTCAGGCTCGCGTTCGGGGCGACCAGCTTCACGATCAGCGGACTCGCGATCGTGTTGCCGTAGTAGACGAAGTCGAAGAACAGCCAGGCCAGACTCGCAC includes these proteins:
- a CDS encoding SDR family oxidoreductase yields the protein MWFGSRGYFGPFSPLLRSGAVNQLDGKSALVTGGTSGIGRATAEALAREGAHVVITGRNETRGTDVVAAIQTSGGSAEFVRADLASADEVRALAERAADVDIVVNNAGVFPGGATHELPEPVFDEAFAVNVKAPFLLTAAIAPRMAARGHGAIINVTTMVAEFGMAGLSVYGASKAATALLTKAWAAEYGPQGVRVNAVSPGPTRTPGTDAMGDGFDAIVSTIPLGRAADPQEIAEAIVFLASDRASYLNGAVIPVDGGRVAV
- a CDS encoding TetR/AcrR family transcriptional regulator — encoded protein: MPQPPATVKGRATRERILRAAAELVAEKGAAGMTLDDVRAKAGASRSQLYHYFDDRDELVRAVIDVTSDAVLDVQGDLLDRLDSWAGIDRWFAALVALQEKRQARGGCPIGSLAGQLAEHDPQARTAIAAGLERWETHLRDGLTRMKARCKLRADADPAELATATMASLQGGLLLTQVRRDPGQLRIALAAARANLRRAAV